From Onychostoma macrolepis isolate SWU-2019 chromosome 19, ASM1243209v1, whole genome shotgun sequence, a single genomic window includes:
- the epn1b gene encoding epsin-1 isoform X2, with protein MTHSMLRRQLKNLVQNFSEAEVKVREATSNDPWGPSSSQMADISDLTYNVVACNEILAMLWKRLNDDKNWRHVYKSLTLLEYLLKTGSDRIPQQSVENIHIIKILTEYRFTDKDGKDQGVNVREKAKIVMLLIEDEEKRKEERDFAMKTKDKLTKAPNASSATGPEKEKPEIPPYTGLPSLDNIPSVADLTAAMAKKKEEQKRLEAERKEAERRAKEGDTEPDLWEKAATAAPPSSSDPWGAPSNESNDPWGAPSDEAKESSQVSNDPWGGSADGTNGSTPVSNDPWGRSASAKNDSPPAASDPWGDSAGFSEDKAPSTNIPWGAPAETAKDSDAATSDPWGAPADSVQDSAPATSDPWGAPLEASSATSDPFGDGSKADNDPWGTAASSTPTANDPWGAPSAPTDAVTTDDPFGDGGISDPWGGSSENEKNLTDSKLNKVTLLQNLVLIPKNRHRSLEKVLHWWTWTLLCQSSPNLNSPLSTPSPPKTPRVRRAERERETLTIRATEKERERALYSICLFLSVCEAVFFKPRVHIVMWNITCT; from the exons ATGACTCACTCAATGCTGCGACGACAACTGAAAAATCTTGTTCAGAATTTCTCTGAGGCAGAGGTCAAG GTTCGAGAAGCGACTTCTAATGACCCCTGGGGGCCATCAAGCTCCCAGATGGCCGATATCTCGGATCTAACCTACAATGTGGTGGCCTGTAACGAGATTTTGGCCATGCTCTGGAAGCGTCTCAATGATGACAAGAATTGGAGGCACGTGTACAAG TCTTTAACTCTTCTCGAATATCTGTTGAAAACTGGCTCTGACCGCATCCCTCAACAGAGTGTGGAGAACATACACATTATCAAAATCCTAACAGAATACCGCTTCACAGACAAGGACGGAAAGGACCAG GGGGTAAATGTGAGAGAAAAGGCTAAGATAGTGATGCTGCTGATTGAGGATGAGGAAAAGCGGAAAGAGGAGAGAGATTTTGCTATGAAGACAAAAGACAAGCTGACAAAGGCTCCCAATG catCCTCCGCTACAGGAccagaaaaagaaaagccaGAGATCCCGCCATATACAGGGCTGCCCTCCCTGGACAACATCCCGTCAGTGGCTGACCTGACCGCCGCTATGGCCAAGAAGAAGGAGGAGCAGAAACGTCTGGAGGCCGAGAGGAAAGAGGCAGAGAGGCGG GCAAAGGAGGGTGACACAGAGCCAGATCTTTGGGAAAAAGCAGCGACAGCAGCACCTCCATCCAGCTCGGACCCCTGGGGAGCCCCATCTAACGAATCCAACGACCCGTGGGGGGCACCGTCTGATGAGGCGAAGGAATCCAGTCAAGTTAGCAATGATCCTTGGGGTGGATCTGCTGATGGGACAAACGGATCCACACCTGTATCCAATGATCCATGGGGAAGATCTGCCAGTGCCAAGAACGATTCTCCACCTGCTGCCAGTGACCCATGGGGCGACTCTGCTGGATTTTCAGAGGATAAAGCCCCGTCAACAAACATCCCTTGGGGGGCTCCAGCCGAAACTGCAAAAGACTCTGACGCAGCAACATCAGATCCTTGGGGGGCACCTGCAGATAGTGTACAGGATTCAGCACCTGCAACCTCTGACCCCTGGGGGGCGCCGTTAGAAGCATCATCAGCTACATCTGATCCATTTGGTGATGGTTCAAAAGCAGATAATGACCCTTGGGGCACAGCAG CATCTTCAACTCCTACTGCAAATGACCCCTGGGGTGCCCCATCAGCTCCAACTGATGCTGTGACAACTGATGACCCTTTCGGTGATGGAGGCATATCAGATCCTTGGGGAGGTTCCTCTGAGAACG AAAAAAATCTTACGGACTCCAAACTTAACAAG GTGACACTGCTACAAAACCTGGTGTTGATACCAAAAAACCGGCATCGTTCCTTGGAGAAGGTGCTTCATTGGTGGACTTGGACTCTCTTATGTCAGTCAAGCCCAAACCTAAACAGCCCCCTCTCAACGCCATCCCCACCCAAAACGCCCCGGGTAAGGAGggctgagagagaaagagagacattgACAATAAGAGCaactgagaaagagagagagagagcactgtATAGTATCTGTTTATTTTTGAGTGTTTGTGAAGCAGTGTTTTTCAAGCCTAGAGTTCATATAGTCATGTGGAACATAACCTGTACGTAG
- the epn1b gene encoding epsin-1 isoform X3, with amino-acid sequence MTHSMLRRQLKNLVQNFSEAEVKVREATSNDPWGPSSSQMADISDLTYNVVACNEILAMLWKRLNDDKNWRHVYKSLTLLEYLLKTGSDRIPQQSVENIHIIKILTEYRFTDKDGKDQGVNVREKAKIVMLLIEDEEKRKEERDFAMKTKDKLTKAPNASSATGPEKEKPEIPPYTGLPSLDNIPSVADLTAAMAKKKEEQKRLEAERKEAERRAKEGDTEPDLWEKAATAAPPSSSDPWGAPSNESNDPWGAPSDEAKESSQVSNDPWGGSADGTNGSTPVSNDPWGRSASAKNDSPPAASDPWGDSAGFSEDKAPSTNIPWGAPAETAKDSDAATSDPWGAPADSVQDSAPATSDPWGAPLEASSATSDPFGDGSKADNDPWGTAASSTPTANDPWGAPSAPTDAVTTDDPFGDGGISDPWGGSSENEKNLTDSKLNKVTLLQNLVLIPKNRHRSLEKVLHWWTWTLLCQSSPNLNSPLSTPSPPKTPREFCQPQACPGHWAATCPMQVVQLHSLQTQIILVLTPCHPVPVACPP; translated from the exons ATGACTCACTCAATGCTGCGACGACAACTGAAAAATCTTGTTCAGAATTTCTCTGAGGCAGAGGTCAAG GTTCGAGAAGCGACTTCTAATGACCCCTGGGGGCCATCAAGCTCCCAGATGGCCGATATCTCGGATCTAACCTACAATGTGGTGGCCTGTAACGAGATTTTGGCCATGCTCTGGAAGCGTCTCAATGATGACAAGAATTGGAGGCACGTGTACAAG TCTTTAACTCTTCTCGAATATCTGTTGAAAACTGGCTCTGACCGCATCCCTCAACAGAGTGTGGAGAACATACACATTATCAAAATCCTAACAGAATACCGCTTCACAGACAAGGACGGAAAGGACCAG GGGGTAAATGTGAGAGAAAAGGCTAAGATAGTGATGCTGCTGATTGAGGATGAGGAAAAGCGGAAAGAGGAGAGAGATTTTGCTATGAAGACAAAAGACAAGCTGACAAAGGCTCCCAATG catCCTCCGCTACAGGAccagaaaaagaaaagccaGAGATCCCGCCATATACAGGGCTGCCCTCCCTGGACAACATCCCGTCAGTGGCTGACCTGACCGCCGCTATGGCCAAGAAGAAGGAGGAGCAGAAACGTCTGGAGGCCGAGAGGAAAGAGGCAGAGAGGCGG GCAAAGGAGGGTGACACAGAGCCAGATCTTTGGGAAAAAGCAGCGACAGCAGCACCTCCATCCAGCTCGGACCCCTGGGGAGCCCCATCTAACGAATCCAACGACCCGTGGGGGGCACCGTCTGATGAGGCGAAGGAATCCAGTCAAGTTAGCAATGATCCTTGGGGTGGATCTGCTGATGGGACAAACGGATCCACACCTGTATCCAATGATCCATGGGGAAGATCTGCCAGTGCCAAGAACGATTCTCCACCTGCTGCCAGTGACCCATGGGGCGACTCTGCTGGATTTTCAGAGGATAAAGCCCCGTCAACAAACATCCCTTGGGGGGCTCCAGCCGAAACTGCAAAAGACTCTGACGCAGCAACATCAGATCCTTGGGGGGCACCTGCAGATAGTGTACAGGATTCAGCACCTGCAACCTCTGACCCCTGGGGGGCGCCGTTAGAAGCATCATCAGCTACATCTGATCCATTTGGTGATGGTTCAAAAGCAGATAATGACCCTTGGGGCACAGCAG CATCTTCAACTCCTACTGCAAATGACCCCTGGGGTGCCCCATCAGCTCCAACTGATGCTGTGACAACTGATGACCCTTTCGGTGATGGAGGCATATCAGATCCTTGGGGAGGTTCCTCTGAGAACG AAAAAAATCTTACGGACTCCAAACTTAACAAG GTGACACTGCTACAAAACCTGGTGTTGATACCAAAAAACCGGCATCGTTCCTTGGAGAAGGTGCTTCATTGGTGGACTTGGACTCTCTTATGTCAGTCAAGCCCAAACCTAAACAGCCCCCTCTCAACGCCATCCCCACCCAAAACGCCCCGG GAGTTTTGCCAGCCGCAGGCATGTCCTGGCCATTGGGCGGCAACGTGTCCAATGCAAGTGGTTCAACTGCACAGCCTTCAAACCCAAATTATTTTGGTTTTAACTCCATGTCACCCTGTTCCAGTGGCCTGTCCCCCCTAA
- the epn1b gene encoding epsin-1 isoform X1, with product MTHSMLRRQLKNLVQNFSEAEVKVREATSNDPWGPSSSQMADISDLTYNVVACNEILAMLWKRLNDDKNWRHVYKSLTLLEYLLKTGSDRIPQQSVENIHIIKILTEYRFTDKDGKDQGVNVREKAKIVMLLIEDEEKRKEERDFAMKTKDKLTKAPNASSATGPEKEKPEIPPYTGLPSLDNIPSVADLTAAMAKKKEEQKRLEAERKEAERRAKEGDTEPDLWEKAATAAPPSSSDPWGAPSNESNDPWGAPSDEAKESSQVSNDPWGGSADGTNGSTPVSNDPWGRSASAKNDSPPAASDPWGDSAGFSEDKAPSTNIPWGAPAETAKDSDAATSDPWGAPADSVQDSAPATSDPWGAPLEASSATSDPFGDGSKADNDPWGTAASSTPTANDPWGAPSAPTDAVTTDDPFGDGGISDPWGGSSENGDTATKPGVDTKKPASFLGEGASLVDLDSLMSVKPKPKQPPLNAIPTQNAPGVLPAAGMSWPLGGNVSNASGSTAQPSNPNYFGFNSMSPCSSGLSPLNTAFGVPVAHMASPTQNTSHSALTVSSMGFSMANPRMVQPSTAGTLIGELSPMSLIGTVTQQAPVLQRPPLVWGTGTGAAGKGNSIF from the exons ATGACTCACTCAATGCTGCGACGACAACTGAAAAATCTTGTTCAGAATTTCTCTGAGGCAGAGGTCAAG GTTCGAGAAGCGACTTCTAATGACCCCTGGGGGCCATCAAGCTCCCAGATGGCCGATATCTCGGATCTAACCTACAATGTGGTGGCCTGTAACGAGATTTTGGCCATGCTCTGGAAGCGTCTCAATGATGACAAGAATTGGAGGCACGTGTACAAG TCTTTAACTCTTCTCGAATATCTGTTGAAAACTGGCTCTGACCGCATCCCTCAACAGAGTGTGGAGAACATACACATTATCAAAATCCTAACAGAATACCGCTTCACAGACAAGGACGGAAAGGACCAG GGGGTAAATGTGAGAGAAAAGGCTAAGATAGTGATGCTGCTGATTGAGGATGAGGAAAAGCGGAAAGAGGAGAGAGATTTTGCTATGAAGACAAAAGACAAGCTGACAAAGGCTCCCAATG catCCTCCGCTACAGGAccagaaaaagaaaagccaGAGATCCCGCCATATACAGGGCTGCCCTCCCTGGACAACATCCCGTCAGTGGCTGACCTGACCGCCGCTATGGCCAAGAAGAAGGAGGAGCAGAAACGTCTGGAGGCCGAGAGGAAAGAGGCAGAGAGGCGG GCAAAGGAGGGTGACACAGAGCCAGATCTTTGGGAAAAAGCAGCGACAGCAGCACCTCCATCCAGCTCGGACCCCTGGGGAGCCCCATCTAACGAATCCAACGACCCGTGGGGGGCACCGTCTGATGAGGCGAAGGAATCCAGTCAAGTTAGCAATGATCCTTGGGGTGGATCTGCTGATGGGACAAACGGATCCACACCTGTATCCAATGATCCATGGGGAAGATCTGCCAGTGCCAAGAACGATTCTCCACCTGCTGCCAGTGACCCATGGGGCGACTCTGCTGGATTTTCAGAGGATAAAGCCCCGTCAACAAACATCCCTTGGGGGGCTCCAGCCGAAACTGCAAAAGACTCTGACGCAGCAACATCAGATCCTTGGGGGGCACCTGCAGATAGTGTACAGGATTCAGCACCTGCAACCTCTGACCCCTGGGGGGCGCCGTTAGAAGCATCATCAGCTACATCTGATCCATTTGGTGATGGTTCAAAAGCAGATAATGACCCTTGGGGCACAGCAG CATCTTCAACTCCTACTGCAAATGACCCCTGGGGTGCCCCATCAGCTCCAACTGATGCTGTGACAACTGATGACCCTTTCGGTGATGGAGGCATATCAGATCCTTGGGGAGGTTCCTCTGAGAACG GTGACACTGCTACAAAACCTGGTGTTGATACCAAAAAACCGGCATCGTTCCTTGGAGAAGGTGCTTCATTGGTGGACTTGGACTCTCTTATGTCAGTCAAGCCCAAACCTAAACAGCCCCCTCTCAACGCCATCCCCACCCAAAACGCCCCGG GAGTTTTGCCAGCCGCAGGCATGTCCTGGCCATTGGGCGGCAACGTGTCCAATGCAAGTGGTTCAACTGCACAGCCTTCAAACCCAAATTATTTTGGTTTTAACTCCATGTCACCCTGTTCCAGTGGCCTGTCCCCCCTAAACACAGCCTTTGGGGTGCCTGTCGCCCATATGGCATCTCCAACCCAGAATACAAGCCATTCAGCTTTGACAGTGTCCAGCATGGGATTTTCCATGGCTAACCCTAGAATGGTTCAACCCAGCACTGCAGGCACTCTTATTGGTGAGTTATCTCCTATGTCCCTCATAGGAACAGTTACCCAACAAGCTCCAGTTCTTCAGCGACCTCCATTGGTTTGGGGCACTGGAACTGGGGCGGCTGGGAAAGGCAATAGCATTTTTTGA